The proteins below are encoded in one region of Helianthus annuus cultivar XRQ/B chromosome 2, HanXRQr2.0-SUNRISE, whole genome shotgun sequence:
- the LOC110918002 gene encoding laccase-14: MKTDMNTHVLVLGLLVLLLGLLQSEAAVVRYKFVVQESNYTRLCSSKNILTVNGQYPGPTISAHRGDTLIVDVINQATQNITIHWHGVKLPRYPWSDGPEFITQCPIQPGTRFSQKVILSDEEGTLWWHAHSDWSRATVHGLLVVSPKIGTTFPFPKPHAEVPVILGDWWKNDIQAVMEDFMRRGGDPVPSDALTINGQPGDCYNCSRPYTTKVYVDKGKTYMLRMVNAAMNNIMFFAIADHELVVVGTDGAYTKPLKTNYLAISPGQTIDVLLVANQPRNRYYMAAKFYSSNPRSLFDNSTTTAIIEYNGKYTPSPNSPVLPPLPAFNDRNASANFTSSLRSLASNDHPIDVPMTITRKLLYTLSINSIPCASNTTCAGPRGTSRFAASINNITFDAPRTSILGAYYRGVNGVYGDDFPDNPPFVFDYTAANLSTSLQTPKNGTEVKILKYNDTVELVFQGTNVVSGIDHPMHLHGYSFYVVGSGFGNFDRQRDPLNYNLVDPPLQQTIAVPQNGWTAIRFRANNPGVWFMHCHFERHVSWGMEMVFIVRNGKGANEKILPPPKDMPKC; encoded by the exons ATGAAGACTGACATGAACACACATGTTCTTGTTTTAGGGCTCTTGGTGCTTCTTCTAGGTTTGCTGCAATCAGAAGCAGCTGTGGTTAGATATAAGTTCGTG GTTCAAGAAAGTAACTACACAAGGCTATGCAGCAGCAAGAACATCTTGACAGTTAATGGACAATACCCTGGTCCAACTATTTCTGCTCACAGAGGAGACACCCTTATTGTTGATGTTATCAACCAAGCAACCCAAAATATCACAATTCATTG gCATGGAGTGAAACTACCAAGATATCCATGGTCCGACGGGCCTGAGTTTATCACTCAATGCCCGATTCAACCTGGAACTCGTTTTAGCCAGAAGGTTATCCTCTCCGATGAGGAAGGCACATTATGGTGGCATGCACACAGCGACTGGTCTCGAGCCACTGTGCATGGTTTACTAGTCGTCTCACCCAAGATTGGAACTACTTTCCCATTTCCTAAGCCCCATGCGGAGGTTCCAGTCATCTTAG GTGACTGGTGGAAAAATGATATACAGGCAGTGATGGAAGACTTCATGCGTAGAGGAGGTGATCCGGTTCCCTCTGATGCTCTAACAATCAATGGTCAACCAGGCGATTGCTACAACTGCTCTCGTCCATACACAACCAAAGTATATGTAGATAAGGGAAAGACTTACATGCTCCGAATGGTGAATGCGGCCATGAACAACATCATGTTCTTTGCAATTGCGGACCATGAGCTTGTCGTCGTAGGAACTGATGGTGCCTACACAAAGCCACTGAAAACCAACTATCTGGCAATATCTCCCGGGCAAACCATAGACGTCTTGTTAGTGGCGAACCAACCTCGCAATCGCTACTATATGGCAGCAAAGTTCTATAGCAGCAATCCTCGCAGCCTATTCGATAACTCCACCACCACGGCCATCATCGAATACAATGGAAAATACACCCCATCTCCTAACTCACCTGTTCTCCCTCCTCTTCCTGCTTTCAATGACCGAAACGCATCTGCTAACTTCACAAGCAGCTTACGAAGTTTGGCAAGCAATGATCATCCTATTGACGTGCCGATGACCATTACAAGGAAGTTGTTATACACCCTCTCTATTAACTCGATACCTTGCGCTAGTAACACTACATGTGCGGGACCAAGAGGTACCAGCAGGTTCGCTGCAAGCATAAACAATATCACCTTTGATGCTCCCAGGACTTCCATTCTTGGAGCTTACTACCGCGGAGTGAACGGTGTTTATGGTGACGACTTTCCTGACAATCCCCCATTCGTCTTCGACTACACAGCAGCGAATTTGAGTACTTCGCTACAGACTCCGAAGAATGGGACAGAGGTTAAAATCCTAAAGTATAATGACACGGTGGAGCTTGTTTTCCAAGGAACAAACGTGGTCTCAGGGATAGATCACCCCATGCATTTGCATGGATACAGTTTCTATGTTGTTGGGTCTGGATTTGGAAACTTCGATCGACAACGAGATCCTTTGAACTATAATCTTGTTGACCCTCCGCTTCAACAGACCATTGCTGTTCCTCAAAACGGCTGGACAGCCATCAGATTCAGAGCAAATAATCCTG GAGTATGGTTCATGCATTGTCATTTCGAGCGTCACGTAAGTTGGGGGATGGAGATGGTATTCATTGTAAGAAACGGGAAAGGTGCTAACGAGAAAATCTTGCCTCCACCAAAAGATATGCCAAAGTGTTAG